Genomic segment of Methanolobus mangrovi:
AAATTGGAGCTATCGTTGCCATCACACAGATAAACGAGGTCGGAGAAGGACATATCCTTGTAGGCGATGGTGCTGTATATTACGATGCGACCTTTGAAGCAATAGTATTCGTACCAACTATCCAGGAAGTAATCGAAGGAGAAATTGTTGAAACTGTTGATTTCGGAGCATTTGTGACTATCGGAGCTATGGACGGACTCCTTCATGTGAGCCAGGTCACTGATGACTTTATGTCATACGACGGTAAGAACGGAAGACTTGTCAGCAAAACTGGCGGCAGGTCACTTGCTGAAGGCGATAAGGTCAGGGCACGTATAGTTGCTGTGAGCATCAACGAGAGAGACCCAAGGGAAAGTAAAATAGGACTGACCATGCGCCAGCATTCCCTGGGCAAGATGGAATGGCTTGAAGAAGCTAGAAGACCATCCGCAGAAAAAGAAGAGTGATCGGAGAGTATTAGATGAGCGAACAGGTTTGCCGGGAGTGTCACCGGATAATTATGAGTCAGACATGCCCTATTTGTGGTTCAAGCAATCTCAGTTCAGACTGGAGCGGCATGGTAATTATCATTGATCCGGAACGTTCAGAGATAGCAAAAAAAATGGACGTAAAAGTTCCGGATAAATATGCATTGAAGGTGCGCTGATTGGGCTTTCATTTAACTTTACCCGATACACTTCGACCACGTTTTCGAGAGATTTTCGGGTGTCTTTACAAGGGTAAAGGCGATGACACCATCAAAAAACTTTCCAAGGACTTAGGTAGTCCCACAAAACTTATATCCGTAGGTGATGTTACTACATTCCACTTGCTCAATCTTGGAATAATACCGGACATCCTTATAGTGGATGACCGCACCAAACGCGGACCGGCATCAGACCGGGTCGTAGTGGGTACCAAGCATAAAGGGTTCACCGAAATATCTGTAGACAATCCAGCCGGGGTCATAACCGAAGATCTGATAGACGCTGTAGGAAATGCGTTGAATGCAGATGAACATGTCAGGATATTTGTGCGCGGCGAGGAGGACCTGGCTGCTGTGCCTGCGATTCTTATGGCACCTGAAGGCTCAGCTGTTCTTTATGGGCAGCCGGACGAAGGTGTTGTACTTGTTAAGATAACGTTACCTAAAAAGGAACAAATGAAGGACCTGTTAACTGAGATACTCAATGAACAGGAACATAATACAGAACAAATAGAGACTATTCGGAGGAAACTGGATGGATATCAAAATCATTAACGATAAAAATAACGCGCTTCTCAACAGGCGTGAGTTAGATCTTAAAGTCACATTTGATGGTGCAACACCGTCAAGAAATGATGTAAGAAGCAAACTTGCAGCTATGCTTACAGTGCCAATGGGACTTGTAATCGTGCAGAAAATGGATAACGAGTTCGGTAAGCAGGAACTTAAAGGATACGTCAAGATCTATGAAGACGAAGCCCGCATGAAGCAGGTAGAAGAAACATATGTCCTTGAAAGAAACAAGATGCCTGAGCCAGAAGTTGCTGAAGAAGAGCCTGCAGAGGAATAAAAATGGCAGTAAAAGATTACTACAAAGTAAGCGGTGACTCCATTGAGCGCACCCACCAGTCATGCCCACGCTGTGGAGAAGGAGTATTCCTTGCAGAGCACAAAGACAGGCGTACTTGTGGCAAGTGCGGATACACCGAATTCAAGAAATAAATCTCATTCTACGCAACCTTTTAGAGGTTGCTTTTCCTTATTTTTAGCTCTATTTTCAGATATTTACTCATTGTTTTTAATGACTAGTGACATCCATCTTCAATAGAAGATTTTCTCATTTGAAGTCCTGTTCATATTCAAAGATATGACATGGACACAATGTCATAAAATATAATACTTTTTTTATACTTACTTTGATGGACATTAAAAATATTTCTAGCTCCTGATACGTGTTTTGTGCAAAGATATTCCGAAAGATTTAATAATAGGTAGATTGTTTGCAATTATTAGCTATTATGCAAATATTAGATAGTTTTGTTGATAAGTTACATTGCCGTATACATTATGAGTGAGTTGCATATTTATATACAAATTAGTAAATGCATAATTCATAGTAAATTATAAAAAGGGGAATCAAATGAGTTACGTTTATGCAGCCGTGATAGGCATATTGATAGGCATATTCATATTTGGCTTGAAGACTGGAGTAGGATGTGGTTTTTCCACTGTCAGAAAAAGAGATATCCTTATACTTGCAAGTGGTTATTTCGTCATTTCCATAATACTTGGTAGTCTGGTGGAAATGGTGGACCAGTCCTATATTGAAGCTATTTCAAATCTTGGAATGACACTGCATGTTTTCATAGCACTTATCCTTATTATCGCAGGGATATATACACAGAAAAAATGGGTCTGCGGCCATGATGTCTCAAAGAAGACATTTCTTGTTATCTCCGTACCTTGCCCTGTTTGCCTTACAGCTCTTTTTGTATCATGCATGATACTGGCATCAACCCTTGAGGTCAGCGGCTGGAAGGTCGGAGTACTTGTAGGCTTTGTTTTCTTTATTTCAGTAATATCATCAACGTGGGTCTTCAGAAAAATGAAAAGAACACCTGAGGATCTGGGAACAGCAATGATGTTCCTTGGAATTTTCTACCTGCTTGGAGCAATGATAGTTCCTGCTTATATCAAAGCAAAGAAACTCAACATGGCGTTAAGTAGTGGGGGAGAGTTTGAGATCATTCCACTGTTGATATTCACTATTTTCATAATTGGAGGCTATGCCCTCAATAACATAAGAGGTCAATAAAAATGGATGCTACTTCTTCGTTGTTTGGTATATTATACACGTTTTCAGCTTCATTGCTGTACCCGGTAATTATCATTCTGATACTACTGGTGGTATTCTCCCTGATGCTTATAGGAGAATTCCTGTCAGAATACGCAAAAAGACATAGAGATATCGGAAACCTTGAACTGTGCTGTAACAAGGTAAGAGAACATGTCAGCTCCCAAAAGTTCGGAGGAGCTGCCAGTTCACTACGTAATGTAAAACAAAATTTCATGGTAACAAGCTTTGCCATTTCTGCTGCAGAACATCTTGAAAAGAACATGATACCTGCCATTGAATGGCTATCACAGGAATATGAGATAAGGATGGCAAAGAGACTTGAACAGACAAGAATCGTTGCAACTATCGCCCCAATGCTGGGCCTGATGGGAACACTCATTCCCCTTGGACCTGCACTTATAGGTCTTGCACAGGGGGATATCGTACAACTTGCAAACAACCTCATGATAGCTTTTGCTACAACTGTCATCGGCCTGTTCGCAGGAACTATCGGCTATGTGCTCACCCAGGTCAGAAAAAGATGGTACTGGCAGGATATGGCTGACATCGACTATATCCTCGACACTCTGGAGGTTGGGGAGTGAAAGGGCGAAGATACAGACGAACAGGCCTCATTAATAACGAGGACGAACAAAACCCTTTGACCGGGGTTGCCAATCTTTTTGATATTGCAATGGTCTTCTCAGTGGCACTTCTGGTAGCACTGGTGATGTCGTACCAGATGCCGGAACTTCTCAGTCCCACAGAGGACATAACAATTGTTAAGAATCCGGGACAACAGGACATGAAGATAATCATCAAAGAAGAAGGTAAACCCATTGAAGTCCTGAACATGACCGATCAGATAGGCGGAGGAACAGGAGAAGCTCTTGGTACAGCCTATAAATTGGCTGATGGAAGGGTTGTTTATGTGCCTGAGGAAGAGGGGGCGAATACAACCTCTACTTAATTTTTTTTGTTTTTTTAGACAAGTCTTGTTGTTTTAAATCAATTAGTGTTTATAGCAACATAGCACATCGTTGTTTGTGATTTAAAAAAAATACAGAAATAAAACGATAATAGGCTAAGAACATAATTGGACACTCCCTCAAGCCGCCAAGCAAGTACAGGAGTGTCCTCACAAGTTATCGGGGGATAACATGCAAAGAAAAATAATATCAATATTAGTATTAAGCATATTGCTAATGATAACACTAACAGGTGTTGCTGCAGCAGATGAAGAGAAAATAAACATAACTTACATTGCATATAAATCGAGTGACGCACTCGAAACTGCAAGTCAAACAAATCCATATAGTGATTTCATAGATTACACTTACATTAGTTACTATGATTCTTCTAAAGACCCACAAGTAAGTGATGATATACTAGAAGCTGCAGAAAATGGCTTTTTTGAAACCCAGGATGTTGTATTCTGTAGTATGGTTTCATATGATGCTTATTCAGCTATTAATGATTCGCTGAAGTCTGCGCACGACTCCGGGACTTCACTGTTAAGCATCAAGACTAAACTTCCAACAGTACCTACTTATTTTGATTACAGGGCATATTATGAAGATGCAAATGACATTGATGTAAATGATACAATAGCTGTTTATTTCAACAACCTGGATACTTCAGGTAAAGGACTTGAGAATGCTGAGAACCTATTAATCTATCTTGCAACGGAATATGGTAATCATCCCGGGCTGACAGACAGTTGGGGCACATCAAGCAAAAACTATGAGGAATTCCTGTTCATTCTTGGTACTGATTTCAACAAGGATAACCTGACAACTGCTGCTCTGGCAGAAGATATAGACCTGGAGCTTAACACAACTGTACTTTCCACGACTGATGTTCCAGATGACTTTAACTTCTCGCAATATGGTGTCATTTTTATTGAATCACAACCGGAGGAACTTGTGAACACCACATGGAGAAGCAGCATTAATACTGCAAGAGCTAGCGGTGCATATGTGATTGGTTATAACCTTTCTGAGAACATCACTCTGACAAATGTTGACCTGTATTCAGATGATTATACTGATATTGAACGGTATTGGATACAAGGTGGTGAAACGAACATGGAAACCATGCTCAGGGTTATGGGACAGAAATTTGTTGACCTGTGGACCACCGATACCTACACTCCTGAGATAATCCAGCCAAAGATGAATGTGACCTATATCCTCAATCGTGACACCGCTGTTTACTATATGGATCTTGTATTGAATGAAAGAGAGATTATTACAGATCGTTTCAACGTTACTGTCATGGCTGGTGAGGAAGCTATCAACAACACTAATCTGGATCTTACAAATGAAGACGTAATTATTCTTTACATGGTTGGATCTAATCAGCTTCCTTTGATCAAAGATGAGCTTCTTGAGGCACAAGCCAATGGAGCTGAGATCGGTACCTTCGGTATGCTGTCCGATGTATATGGAATTGCTACCTTTGAAATGGAAAGTGATAATTATTCCATACTCACAGATTATCTCTATAATGACGGATACGAAAATATGGAGAACTGGATCCGCAGGGTTGGAGCTACATTCGGCAGTGTTTACATACAATACGCTGACCCGGCAGAACCGGAGATTCCAACAGACGGTATTTATCATCCAGATGCATTTCCTAGAATTTTTGCAGACAGTACAGAGTATCTGGAATGGTATGCAGAACACGGCTACAATGAATCAGAACTCACAATAGGAATAATTGGTGGCCAATTTGGCCAGACCGAACTTACATTCAACTCTGAAAATGCTATTATCAGAGAGCTTGAATCACAAGGCTGCAATGTGATCTACACTACATATGCAGTGTGTAGCGATGATGTGGACTACTTCCTCAAAGATGGAGAAGTACTGGTTGATTCTATCATTTCTGTTAAAGGATTCTATCTGAACTATAACAATCAGGAAGAAGGTGTGGAGTACCTGCAGGAAGTATATAACGTTCCGGTTTTAAAAGCAGTGCAGGATTATTACCAGACACCTGAAGACTATATTAACAGCACCAGTGGATTGAGTGTTAGCTGTATACCATGGCAGGTAACACAAGCCGAAATTGATGGTCTTACTGATTACATCTGGATTGCCGGAAGAGTTCAGGATGAAGAAACAGAACAGTATTACTATGAGCCTATTGATTATCAGGTAGAATGGCTCTGTAACAGAGCTATCGCATGGGCAGAACTTGGACAGATGGATAATTCTGACAAAAAGATAAGCATCATTTATTACAACCACGAAGGCGGTAAGAACAACATTGGTGCCAGTTATCTGGATATCGGTTCTAGTTTCACATTACTTATGGAAGCAATGCAGGCAGCAGGTTATGATATTGGAAACGACACTATTCCAAATGGAAGTGAGTTCATTGACTTATTCATAACCAGCAGAAATGTTGGTTCATGGGCACCAGGAGAACTTGAAAAAGTTGTTGAAAGCGGCTATACAACATTGGTTCCTGTGGATGATTATCTGGTATATTATAATAAACTTCCAGAAAGTGTACGTGAAGAAGTTGAGGAAACATGGGGCGAAGCTCCTGGTGACATCATGACCTATGAGAATGAGAGTGGTGAATATTTTGTTATACCAACTGTACAGTTTGGTAACATCAATTTCATACCGCAGCCTACAAGGGCAGGACTTTCCGATGAGTCACTCATCTACCACAATGAATCCATACCGCCAACACACCAGTACCTTGCAACATATTTCTGGATCAACAATGATTATGATGCAGATGCACTGATTCATTTTGGTACACACGGAACACAGGAATGGCTGCCAGGTAATGAAGTAGGACTATGGAAATATGATTACCCATCCATTATGGTTGCTGAGACACCTGTAGTTTACCCATACATTATGGACAATGTTGGTGAAGGTACACAGGCTAAGCGTCGTGGTAATGCTGTAATTATATCTCATCTGACACCTACAATAGTTGAAGCCGGGCTTTACGGTGACCTTGCTACTATACAGGATAAAATAGAGAATTATCAGGATGCAAAAGATGATGACGATGCCACAATGATGGCACTTTATCGTAACAGTACTATACAACTATACGATAATTTGAGTCTTGGTGAGGATCTTGGTTTCTCCACGAATGATTTGTCTACTATGACCGATGATGAATTCTCCAGTTTCCTGGACACTACACTGGAAGAATACCTCGACGAAATCAATGATGAGCTCATACCATATGGCTTACACACCTTTGGTGTCGCACCAGAAGATTTTGAACTTGTTTCGATGGTCAAGTCCATGCTTGGTGATGACTTCATCGATCATATCTATGATGTACTTTCAGAAGGTAGCGGTACAGAGGAACAGTGGGGAGAAGAAGCAAGCGTTGATGCAACATTACTGCTGAATGCAACTTTGCTTTATGGAACTAACATCTCAGTTGCTCAGACAGATATACTTGGAACTACCAATGATTCTGTTACAGCAGATCTTGAACTCGCTCTGGAATACGCTGATAATCTAGAACAAACCACCAGAGAAATTAACCAGACATTAAAGGCACTGGATGCTGAATATATTGAGCCTGGAACTGGTAATGATCCGATACGTAATCCTGATGCTTTACCCACAGGAACGAACTTCTACAGTTTTGATCAGAGACTGATTCCTGACGAGGAAACTGAGGCTCAAGGACGTGCAGTCATAAATGACTGGATAGACTCATATTATGCAGAGAATGGTGCTTATCCGAACAAGGTTGCCTTTATTCTATGGTCAGTCGAGACCATGCGTCACGAGGGACTCATGGAAGCACAAATATATGAGTTGCTTGGAGTAGAACCTGTAAGGAGTTCCGGCAGATTGACCGGTGAGTTCACTGTCATACCACTAAGTAACATGACTCATCCAAGGATTGATGTATTGATGGTACCTTCCGGTCTTTATCGTGATACATTCCCATTCCAGCTTGAACTGCTGGACAATGCGGTTCGTGCAGTTGCTGACCTTAATGAGACAAATGAGACTAACTACGTAAGGATGAACACTCTTGCTATAGAGGATGCAATGCTTGAACTGGGATACAATGAAAGTGTTGCACACTATATCTCAAGATCAAGAATATTCAGTGAGGCTGAAGGTACTTATGGTACTGGTTTAACCTCTGCAGTAGAAGCAAGTGATACATGGGATAACACATCAGAAATAGCTGATCTTTTCATTTCCAGAATGTCAAACATTTATGGAGTGGATGTATGGGGTGACAACTATGAGGATGTGTTCAAGCTCAATCTTATCAATGTAGATGCAGCAATACACAGTGATTCATCAAACCTCTATGGTCTCATGGACAACGATGACGTTTACCAGTATCTTGGTGGACTTGGTCTGGCTATAAGATCACTTGGTGGTGACGTTTCATTATATATTGCAGACTTTACTAGTGTGGATAATCCAGAAGTCATTACTCTTGGTGAAGCTTTCAGTAAAGAACTGGCTGCCAGATATCTCAATCCTAGCTGGTTGACCGGAATGATGGAGTATGATTATGCTGGTGCCAGAGAGATGATGAAGGCAGTCGAGTACATGTGGGGCTGGGAAGCAACAACACCGGATCTGGTGACTGATTCAGACTGGGACAAGATATATGAGACACTTGTGTTGGACTCACAGAATATAGGTGTGGATGACTTCCTGAAAGAGAATGCATACCAGTATCAGTCCGTAACTGCCAGATTGATTGAAAATATCAGAAAGGGAAGTTGGACTCCTTCAGACCCAGACACCTTGAATAATCTTGTCAATGAATTGGTTAAATCGGTGAATGAAAACGGAGTTACCTGCTGTCACCACACTTGTGGTAATGCGCAGCTTGCTGATTTCATAGCTGGAAAAATGCAGGCAGCAGGAGTCACCGCAGAAATGCAGGCAGCATACAATGAATTGATGTATGAAGCAACTCTCCGGGATCAGTTTGTGACACAGCAACAGATTGATACCAGTTCAGTAAAAACAACAGACGATTCTCTTAACTCTGTCCAAAGAACCATGGCAACAGGTTCATCAAACCAGACCATGATATCCGAGACAGGAGGAGCAGGAACGGACTATGACACACCAGTGCAGGATTCTGGAAAATCAACACCAGACAACTACGTCCAAGGTTATGAGATGACTCAAGAGAGTGTTACTAACGACAACAGCGTGAATAGTCCATCATTCTCAAGCTCGGATATCCTTGCTTCCGTATTTGTATTAGGAGCTCTCGGGGCCATATATCTGGGATTCTGGAAAAGAAGAGGTTTCTAAAGACTTTTTTGGCGCTTTCAAAAAAGCGCCTTTCTTTTTTCTTAAAATGGAATGGTGGCAACACACTAGTATCCATACATTAAATATACTTTTTTTAATATACTCACTGCATTTTATATAGAAGTTTGTTTGAATATATTTTACTGCTTAAATAAATCTTATTTTACATTCACGCACAAAAAGGATTCAGGCTCATGAATAGAACTACACTCACATTCATATGTATCTTTTTGATTCTGCTTTCCACCTCTTTCGCTTCGGCCAATGATGAGAATATGATCTTTCTGAAATCAGGGAATATAGATACAGACCTACCACCGGAAAGGAATGTATCCGAACGGGATCAGATCGGCATATCTTCAACATCTGAATTCGTGGACAGTTCCGAAACATATTATATCGTGCAATTTGAAGGACATGTCACCAAACAGTGGAAAGATGAAGTGCAGGACATCGGGGTCGAATTCTTTGATTATATTCCAAACAATGCTTTTGTTCTCAGGATGAATGGAACGGAGAAGAGTCTTGTAGAATCACTTGATTTTGTGCGCTGGACGGATGAACTAAAACCAGAATACAAACTTTCCTCAGGACTGAACGAATATGAAGACCAGGCATCTCTTGCTTCAACAGACACGAATGCTAATCTGATAGTTGTCCTCTTTGACCCGCAAGACAATACAAGAATCATAGAAGAGATTGAAGCTATCAATGGAAACATCATCAGCAGTTCACAAACAATCCTGAGGGTTGAAATAGCCGAAAGCAGGATAGATCAACTTGCTGCAATAAATGGAATTTGCTGGGTAGAGAACTACTCGGAGCCGGTCCTGTTCAATGATGTAGCTGCAGGCATTATGAATGTCAACACTGTACATAATGAACTTGGATTGAATGGAAGTGGGCAAATCGTGGCCGTCTGCGATACCGGACTTGATACTGGTGTTAATGATGAATCAATGCATGCTGATATTTTTGGAAGGATCATAAATATTACAGATTATTCTAATGATGGTCCCGCAGATGAAGGTCCTTTTGGGATATCCGGTGGCCATGGTACTCACGTAACAGGATCGGTTCTTGGAAACGGATCAATGTCGGATGGGCAATATAAAGGAATTGCGCCTGAAGCCAGTCTTTTATTTGAAGCAGTGCAGGATAGTGACGGGAGCCTTGGAGGAATTAGCAGAACCAGTGACCTCAGTTCCCTCTTTCAGGACGCATATGACCAGGGAGCTAGAATCCATACAAATAGTTGGGGTTACAATATTTTAGGTAGTTACACTACTCGCTCAAAACAAGTTGATCAATTTGTCTGGAATAATCCAGATATGTTAATACTATTTGCAGCAGGGAATTATGGCGATGACTCCGATGAAAACGGTGTTGTTGACCAGAATTCTATTACTTCCCCTGCAACTTCAAAAAACTGCATTGCGGTTGGTGCTTCGGAAAATGACAGAGGCGATAATTTTGGAACTGGATACAGGATATGGGGAAATATTTATTGGCTAGCTGGGTTCTTCGAAGGAGAACCTATTAAAAGTGATTATACTGCAAATAACCCCACCGGTATTGCAGCTTTCAGTGGTCGTGGACCTACCGACGATGGAAGGATTAAACCAGAACTTGTTGCTCCGGGAACATTTATTGCTTCTACAAGGTCCAGTCTGATAACTTGGTACGAGTGGGGAATTATTAATGAATTCGATGCATCTTATGCATACAATGGTGGAACAAGTATGGCCACACCACTTGTTGCAGGTTCCGCAGCCCTTGTAAGAGAATACTATACTGAAATAGAACAATTAGATAGTCCAAGTGCTGCATTACTAAAAGCTACCCTGCTCAATGGTGCATACGATATGACTCCCGGACAATATGGAATAGCCGAATATAAAGAGATAGCAGGTAGGCCGGATTATTCACAAGGTTGGGGACGTGTGGATGTTGAAAACTCCATACTTGTACCATATCCTGAAGTCATAGCATATTTCGATAATACTCCCCTTTCAGATTCAGGATCATGGGGCCACACGTATGAATATGTAGAAAGTGGCCAGCCCCTAAGAGCAACTCTCGTGTGGACGGATTATCCGGCATCTGAGTTGACAGGAAAAACACTGGTCAATGATCTTGATCTTACAATTACAGATTCATCAGGCATATATTATGGGAACGATGGACCTGACCATATAAACAATGTTGAAGGAATCGAACTTAATACTGCATTAGAAGGTGACTATACAATAACGGTCGATGGGTATGATGTTCAAGAAGGACCACAGCCCTTTGCACTGGTATTCTCATTCACCTGCGACAACAATGAGTTCCCTGCAAATGGTTCCTATGCAGATAACAGTACAACTGAAGTGTCAACCGATGTTGTACACCCCGGAGGAGTGAATGAGAGTTCCATACAGATGGAAATTGATGGTAACCTTATTGATTACACTGCTGCAAGCATAATTGATGGATACAGGATACAGTATAATGTTTCCAGCCCTTACAAGATTGGAG
This window contains:
- a CDS encoding DNA-directed RNA polymerase, which encodes MYKKMKLADTIRVAPELLGKDVNENVRNALKHKLEGRIDKEIGAIVAITQINEVGEGHILVGDGAVYYDATFEAIVFVPTIQEVIEGEIVETVDFGAFVTIGAMDGLLHVSQVTDDFMSYDGKNGRLVSKTGGRSLAEGDKVRARIVAVSINERDPRESKIGLTMRQHSLGKMEWLEEARRPSAEKEE
- the spt4 gene encoding transcription elongation factor subunit Spt4; its protein translation is MSEQVCRECHRIIMSQTCPICGSSNLSSDWSGMVIIIDPERSEIAKKMDVKVPDKYALKVR
- a CDS encoding GTP-dependent dephospho-CoA kinase family protein codes for the protein MGFHLTLPDTLRPRFREIFGCLYKGKGDDTIKKLSKDLGSPTKLISVGDVTTFHLLNLGIIPDILIVDDRTKRGPASDRVVVGTKHKGFTEISVDNPAGVITEDLIDAVGNALNADEHVRIFVRGEEDLAAVPAILMAPEGSAVLYGQPDEGVVLVKITLPKKEQMKDLLTEILNEQEHNTEQIETIRRKLDGYQNH
- a CDS encoding 30S ribosomal protein S24e, whose product is MDIKIINDKNNALLNRRELDLKVTFDGATPSRNDVRSKLAAMLTVPMGLVIVQKMDNEFGKQELKGYVKIYEDEARMKQVEETYVLERNKMPEPEVAEEEPAEE
- a CDS encoding 30S ribosomal protein S27ae is translated as MAVKDYYKVSGDSIERTHQSCPRCGEGVFLAEHKDRRTCGKCGYTEFKK
- a CDS encoding DUF2162 domain-containing protein, with amino-acid sequence MSYVYAAVIGILIGIFIFGLKTGVGCGFSTVRKRDILILASGYFVISIILGSLVEMVDQSYIEAISNLGMTLHVFIALILIIAGIYTQKKWVCGHDVSKKTFLVISVPCPVCLTALFVSCMILASTLEVSGWKVGVLVGFVFFISVISSTWVFRKMKRTPEDLGTAMMFLGIFYLLGAMIVPAYIKAKKLNMALSSGGEFEIIPLLIFTIFIIGGYALNNIRGQ
- a CDS encoding MotA/TolQ/ExbB proton channel family protein — protein: MDATSSLFGILYTFSASLLYPVIIILILLVVFSLMLIGEFLSEYAKRHRDIGNLELCCNKVREHVSSQKFGGAASSLRNVKQNFMVTSFAISAAEHLEKNMIPAIEWLSQEYEIRMAKRLEQTRIVATIAPMLGLMGTLIPLGPALIGLAQGDIVQLANNLMIAFATTVIGLFAGTIGYVLTQVRKRWYWQDMADIDYILDTLEVGE
- a CDS encoding DUF2149 domain-containing protein, translated to MKGRRYRRTGLINNEDEQNPLTGVANLFDIAMVFSVALLVALVMSYQMPELLSPTEDITIVKNPGQQDMKIIIKEEGKPIEVLNMTDQIGGGTGEALGTAYKLADGRVVYVPEEEGANTTST
- a CDS encoding cobaltochelatase subunit CobN, whose protein sequence is MITLTGVAAADEEKINITYIAYKSSDALETASQTNPYSDFIDYTYISYYDSSKDPQVSDDILEAAENGFFETQDVVFCSMVSYDAYSAINDSLKSAHDSGTSLLSIKTKLPTVPTYFDYRAYYEDANDIDVNDTIAVYFNNLDTSGKGLENAENLLIYLATEYGNHPGLTDSWGTSSKNYEEFLFILGTDFNKDNLTTAALAEDIDLELNTTVLSTTDVPDDFNFSQYGVIFIESQPEELVNTTWRSSINTARASGAYVIGYNLSENITLTNVDLYSDDYTDIERYWIQGGETNMETMLRVMGQKFVDLWTTDTYTPEIIQPKMNVTYILNRDTAVYYMDLVLNEREIITDRFNVTVMAGEEAINNTNLDLTNEDVIILYMVGSNQLPLIKDELLEAQANGAEIGTFGMLSDVYGIATFEMESDNYSILTDYLYNDGYENMENWIRRVGATFGSVYIQYADPAEPEIPTDGIYHPDAFPRIFADSTEYLEWYAEHGYNESELTIGIIGGQFGQTELTFNSENAIIRELESQGCNVIYTTYAVCSDDVDYFLKDGEVLVDSIISVKGFYLNYNNQEEGVEYLQEVYNVPVLKAVQDYYQTPEDYINSTSGLSVSCIPWQVTQAEIDGLTDYIWIAGRVQDEETEQYYYEPIDYQVEWLCNRAIAWAELGQMDNSDKKISIIYYNHEGGKNNIGASYLDIGSSFTLLMEAMQAAGYDIGNDTIPNGSEFIDLFITSRNVGSWAPGELEKVVESGYTTLVPVDDYLVYYNKLPESVREEVEETWGEAPGDIMTYENESGEYFVIPTVQFGNINFIPQPTRAGLSDESLIYHNESIPPTHQYLATYFWINNDYDADALIHFGTHGTQEWLPGNEVGLWKYDYPSIMVAETPVVYPYIMDNVGEGTQAKRRGNAVIISHLTPTIVEAGLYGDLATIQDKIENYQDAKDDDDATMMALYRNSTIQLYDNLSLGEDLGFSTNDLSTMTDDEFSSFLDTTLEEYLDEINDELIPYGLHTFGVAPEDFELVSMVKSMLGDDFIDHIYDVLSEGSGTEEQWGEEASVDATLLLNATLLYGTNISVAQTDILGTTNDSVTADLELALEYADNLEQTTREINQTLKALDAEYIEPGTGNDPIRNPDALPTGTNFYSFDQRLIPDEETEAQGRAVINDWIDSYYAENGAYPNKVAFILWSVETMRHEGLMEAQIYELLGVEPVRSSGRLTGEFTVIPLSNMTHPRIDVLMVPSGLYRDTFPFQLELLDNAVRAVADLNETNETNYVRMNTLAIEDAMLELGYNESVAHYISRSRIFSEAEGTYGTGLTSAVEASDTWDNTSEIADLFISRMSNIYGVDVWGDNYEDVFKLNLINVDAAIHSDSSNLYGLMDNDDVYQYLGGLGLAIRSLGGDVSLYIADFTSVDNPEVITLGEAFSKELAARYLNPSWLTGMMEYDYAGAREMMKAVEYMWGWEATTPDLVTDSDWDKIYETLVLDSQNIGVDDFLKENAYQYQSVTARLIENIRKGSWTPSDPDTLNNLVNELVKSVNENGVTCCHHTCGNAQLADFIAGKMQAAGVTAEMQAAYNELMYEATLRDQFVTQQQIDTSSVKTTDDSLNSVQRTMATGSSNQTMISETGGAGTDYDTPVQDSGKSTPDNYVQGYEMTQESVTNDNSVNSPSFSSSDILASVFVLGALGAIYLGFWKRRGF